Proteins encoded within one genomic window of Aphelocoma coerulescens isolate FSJ_1873_10779 chromosome 9, UR_Acoe_1.0, whole genome shotgun sequence:
- the ACSL3 gene encoding fatty acid CoA ligase Acsl3 isoform X1: MKLKHNINPVLLQFINFIVLVYSLITYIPWYILSGSKQAIAKAKQVKARPVNNKPGGAYRSVNSLHCLASVLYPGCDTLDKVFKYAKTKYKDKKLLGTREVLKEEDEIQPSGKVFKKVILGKYTWLSYEDVYIKAVNFGNGLAVLGQQPKTNIAIFCETRAEWMIAAQACFMCNYQLVTLYATLGGPAIVHGLNETEVTTIITSKELMQTKLKEIVSQVPLLQHIITVDGKPTTWSEFPKGVIVHTMASVQAMGAKADTGNKQPSRPVPSDIAVIMYTSGSTGIPKGVMISHCNIIAGITGMAERIPNLGEKDIYIGYLPLAHVLELSAELVCLSHGCRIGYSSPQTLADQSSKIKKGSKGDVTTLKPTLMAAVPEIMDRIYKNVMNKVNEMTSFQRNLFILAYNYKMEQISKGYTTPLCDSLIFRKVRMLLGGKIRLLLCGGAPLSAATQRFMNICFCCPVGQGYGLTESAGAGTITEVWDYTTGRVGAPLVCCEIKLMNWEEGGYYNTDKPYPRGEILIGGQNVTVGYYKNEARTRKDFTVDENGQRWLHTGDIGEFHHDGCLKIIDRKKDLVKLQAGEYVSLGKVEAALKNLPLVDNICAYASSFHSYVIGFVVPNQKELAELARKKGFKGSWEEICNSPEMEKEVLKVLAEAAMAANLEKFEIPVKIRLSPDPWTPETGLVTDAFKLKRKELTAFYQMDIDRMYGKNVK, from the exons ATGAAGTTGAAGCATAACATCAACCCTGTTCTTCTACAGTTTATAAACTTTATCGTCCTGGTGTATTCCCTTATAACGTACATTCCATGGTACATACTTTCAGGATCAAAGCAGGCAATAGCAAAAGCCAAGCAGGTTAAAGCCAGACCTGTGAATAACAAGCCTGGGGGTGCATACAGATCTGTTAACAGTCTGCATTGCTTAGCTTCAGTTTTATATCCTGGGTGTGATACACTCGACAAAGTTTTTAAATATGCTAAAACTAAATATAAGGACAAAAAACTCTTGGGAACACGGGAAGTCCTAAAAGAGGAAGATGAAATCCAGCCATCgggaaaagtttttaaaaag GTCATCCTTGGCAAGTACACCTGGCTTTCTTATGAAGATGTATACATTAAAGCTGTTAATTTTGGAAATGGCTTAGCAGTCTTGGGTCAGCAGCCAAAGACTAACATTGCCATCTTCTGTGAGACCAGAGCCGAGTGGATGATTGCAGCCCAGGCCTGCTTTATGTGCAACTACCAGC TTGTTACTCTGTATGCCACTCTGGGAGGCCCAGCAATAGTTCATGGGCTGAATGAAACAGAGGTGACCACCATCATTACTAGTAAAGAATTGATGCAAACAAAATTGAAG GAAATTGTTTCCCAAGTTCCACTGCTGCAACACATAATTACAGTGGATGGCAAACCCACAACATGGTCGGAGTTCCCCAAGGGTGTCATTGTTCACACCATGGCATCTGTGCAAGCGATGGGGGCCAAGGCAGACACTG GAAACAAACAGCCATCCAGGCCTGTGCCCTCGGATATTGCAGTGATCATGTACACAAGTGGATCCACAGGAATTCCCAAAGGAGTTATGATCTCCCATTGCAACATAATTGCTGGGATAACTGGAATGGCTGAGAGGATCCCAAATCTGGG ggaaaaagacaTTTATATTGGGTACCTGCCTCTTGCCCATGTTCTGGAGCTGAGTGCTGAGCTTGTGTGTCTGTCTCACGGGTGCCGCATCGGTTACTCTTCCCCTCAGACCCTGGCTGACCAG TCCTCTAAAAtaaagaaaggaagcaaagggGATGTTACTACACTTAAGCCAACTCTAATGGCAGCAGTTCCG GAAATCATGGATCGAATCTACAAAAATGTCATGAATAAAGTGAATGAAATGACCAGTTTCCAGCGGAATCTATTTATATTGGCCTATAACTACAAAATGGAACAGATTTCCAAAGGTTACACTACCCCACTCTGTGATAG CCTTATCTTCCGCAAGGTGCGGATGCTGCTGGGTGGGAAGATCCGCCTCCTGCTGTGCGGTGGCGCCCCGCTGTCGGCAGCCACACAGCGCTTCATGAACATCTGCTTCTGCTGCCCTGTGGGGCAGGGCTACGGCCTCACCGAGTCGGCTGGGGCTGGCACCATCACGGAAG tTTGGGACTACACTACAGGAAGAGTGGGAGCACCTTTGGTCTGTTGTGAAATCAAGTTAATGAACTGGGAAGAAG GTGGATATTACAACACTGATAAACCATATCCTAGAGGTGAGATTCTTATTGGAGGGCAGAATGTGACTGTGGGCTACTACAAAAATGAAGCACGAACCAGAAAAGATTTCACTGTTGATGAGAATGGGCAGAGGTGGCTCCATACTGGAGACATTGGAGAGTTTCATCATGATGGGTGTCTAAAAATTATTG ATCGCAAAAAGGATCTTGTAAAACTGCAGGCAGGAGAATATGTTTCTCTTGGCAAAGTAGAAGCAGCTCTGAAGAATCTCCCACTGGTAGATAATATTTGTGCGTATGCAAGCAG TTTCCATTCTTATGTCATTGGATTTGTTGTGCCAAATCAAAAGGAGCTCGCAGAACTAGCCCGAAAAAAAGGATTCAAAGGAAGCTGGGAAGAGATCTGTAACAGTCCTGAGATGGAAAAAGAGGTACTGAAGGTGCTAGCTGAGGCTGCCATGGCAG CAAATCTGGAGAAGTTTGAAATACCAGTAAAAATCCGTTTGAGCCCTGATCCTTGGACCCCAGAGACTGGTCTGGTGACAGATGCGTTCAAACTAAAACGCAAAGAGCTCACGGCGTTCTATCAAATGGACATTGATCGAATGTATGGCAAAAACGTAAAATAA
- the ACSL3 gene encoding fatty acid CoA ligase Acsl3 isoform X2, producing MKLKHNINPVLLQFINFIVLVYSLITYIPWYILSGSKQAIAKAKQVKARPVNNKPGGAYRSVNSLHCLASVLYPGCDTLDKVFKYAKTKYKDKKLLGTREVLKEEDEIQPSGKVFKKVILGKYTWLSYEDVYIKAVNFGNGLAVLGQQPKTNIAIFCETRAEWMIAAQACFMCNYQLVTLYATLGGPAIVHGLNETEVTTIITSKELMQTKLKEIVSQVPLLQHIITVDGKPTTWSEFPKGVIVHTMASVQAMGAKADTGNKQPSRPVPSDIAVIMYTSGSTGIPKGVMISHCNIIAGITGMAERIPNLGEKDIYIGYLPLAHVLELSAELVCLSHGCRIGYSSPQTLADQEIMDRIYKNVMNKVNEMTSFQRNLFILAYNYKMEQISKGYTTPLCDSLIFRKVRMLLGGKIRLLLCGGAPLSAATQRFMNICFCCPVGQGYGLTESAGAGTITEVWDYTTGRVGAPLVCCEIKLMNWEEGGYYNTDKPYPRGEILIGGQNVTVGYYKNEARTRKDFTVDENGQRWLHTGDIGEFHHDGCLKIIDRKKDLVKLQAGEYVSLGKVEAALKNLPLVDNICAYASSFHSYVIGFVVPNQKELAELARKKGFKGSWEEICNSPEMEKEVLKVLAEAAMAANLEKFEIPVKIRLSPDPWTPETGLVTDAFKLKRKELTAFYQMDIDRMYGKNVK from the exons ATGAAGTTGAAGCATAACATCAACCCTGTTCTTCTACAGTTTATAAACTTTATCGTCCTGGTGTATTCCCTTATAACGTACATTCCATGGTACATACTTTCAGGATCAAAGCAGGCAATAGCAAAAGCCAAGCAGGTTAAAGCCAGACCTGTGAATAACAAGCCTGGGGGTGCATACAGATCTGTTAACAGTCTGCATTGCTTAGCTTCAGTTTTATATCCTGGGTGTGATACACTCGACAAAGTTTTTAAATATGCTAAAACTAAATATAAGGACAAAAAACTCTTGGGAACACGGGAAGTCCTAAAAGAGGAAGATGAAATCCAGCCATCgggaaaagtttttaaaaag GTCATCCTTGGCAAGTACACCTGGCTTTCTTATGAAGATGTATACATTAAAGCTGTTAATTTTGGAAATGGCTTAGCAGTCTTGGGTCAGCAGCCAAAGACTAACATTGCCATCTTCTGTGAGACCAGAGCCGAGTGGATGATTGCAGCCCAGGCCTGCTTTATGTGCAACTACCAGC TTGTTACTCTGTATGCCACTCTGGGAGGCCCAGCAATAGTTCATGGGCTGAATGAAACAGAGGTGACCACCATCATTACTAGTAAAGAATTGATGCAAACAAAATTGAAG GAAATTGTTTCCCAAGTTCCACTGCTGCAACACATAATTACAGTGGATGGCAAACCCACAACATGGTCGGAGTTCCCCAAGGGTGTCATTGTTCACACCATGGCATCTGTGCAAGCGATGGGGGCCAAGGCAGACACTG GAAACAAACAGCCATCCAGGCCTGTGCCCTCGGATATTGCAGTGATCATGTACACAAGTGGATCCACAGGAATTCCCAAAGGAGTTATGATCTCCCATTGCAACATAATTGCTGGGATAACTGGAATGGCTGAGAGGATCCCAAATCTGGG ggaaaaagacaTTTATATTGGGTACCTGCCTCTTGCCCATGTTCTGGAGCTGAGTGCTGAGCTTGTGTGTCTGTCTCACGGGTGCCGCATCGGTTACTCTTCCCCTCAGACCCTGGCTGACCAG GAAATCATGGATCGAATCTACAAAAATGTCATGAATAAAGTGAATGAAATGACCAGTTTCCAGCGGAATCTATTTATATTGGCCTATAACTACAAAATGGAACAGATTTCCAAAGGTTACACTACCCCACTCTGTGATAG CCTTATCTTCCGCAAGGTGCGGATGCTGCTGGGTGGGAAGATCCGCCTCCTGCTGTGCGGTGGCGCCCCGCTGTCGGCAGCCACACAGCGCTTCATGAACATCTGCTTCTGCTGCCCTGTGGGGCAGGGCTACGGCCTCACCGAGTCGGCTGGGGCTGGCACCATCACGGAAG tTTGGGACTACACTACAGGAAGAGTGGGAGCACCTTTGGTCTGTTGTGAAATCAAGTTAATGAACTGGGAAGAAG GTGGATATTACAACACTGATAAACCATATCCTAGAGGTGAGATTCTTATTGGAGGGCAGAATGTGACTGTGGGCTACTACAAAAATGAAGCACGAACCAGAAAAGATTTCACTGTTGATGAGAATGGGCAGAGGTGGCTCCATACTGGAGACATTGGAGAGTTTCATCATGATGGGTGTCTAAAAATTATTG ATCGCAAAAAGGATCTTGTAAAACTGCAGGCAGGAGAATATGTTTCTCTTGGCAAAGTAGAAGCAGCTCTGAAGAATCTCCCACTGGTAGATAATATTTGTGCGTATGCAAGCAG TTTCCATTCTTATGTCATTGGATTTGTTGTGCCAAATCAAAAGGAGCTCGCAGAACTAGCCCGAAAAAAAGGATTCAAAGGAAGCTGGGAAGAGATCTGTAACAGTCCTGAGATGGAAAAAGAGGTACTGAAGGTGCTAGCTGAGGCTGCCATGGCAG CAAATCTGGAGAAGTTTGAAATACCAGTAAAAATCCGTTTGAGCCCTGATCCTTGGACCCCAGAGACTGGTCTGGTGACAGATGCGTTCAAACTAAAACGCAAAGAGCTCACGGCGTTCTATCAAATGGACATTGATCGAATGTATGGCAAAAACGTAAAATAA
- the ACSL3 gene encoding fatty acid CoA ligase Acsl3 isoform X3 — protein sequence MKLKHNINPVLLQFINFIVLVYSLITYIPWYILSGSKQAIAKAKQVKARPVNNKPGGAYRSVNSLHCLASVLYPGCDTLDKVFKYAKTKYKDKKLLGTREVLKEEDEIQPSGKVFKKVILGKYTWLSYEDVYIKAVNFGNGLAVLGQQPKTNIAIFCETRAEWMIAAQACFMCNYQLVTLYATLGGPAIVHGLNETEVTTIITSKELMQTKLKEIVSQVPLLQHIITVDGKPTTWSEFPKGVIVHTMASVQAMGAKADTGNKQPSRPVPSDIAVIMYTSGSTGIPKGVMISHCNIIAGITGMAERIPNLGEKDIYIGYLPLAHVLELSAELVCLSHGCRIGYSSPQTLADQSSKIKKGSKGDVTTLKPTLMAAVPEIMDRIYKNVMNKVNEMTSFQRNLFILAYNYKMEQISKGYTTPLCDSLIFRKVRMLLGGKIRLLLCGGAPLSAATQRFMNICFCCPVGQGYGLTESAGAGTITEVWDYTTGRVGAPLVCCEIKLMNWEEGGYYNTDKPYPRGEILIGGQNVTVGYYKNEARTRKDFTVDENGQRWLHTGDIGEFHHDGCLKIIDRKKDLVKLQAGEYVSLGKVEAALKNLPLVDNICAYASSNWILQLRGN from the exons ATGAAGTTGAAGCATAACATCAACCCTGTTCTTCTACAGTTTATAAACTTTATCGTCCTGGTGTATTCCCTTATAACGTACATTCCATGGTACATACTTTCAGGATCAAAGCAGGCAATAGCAAAAGCCAAGCAGGTTAAAGCCAGACCTGTGAATAACAAGCCTGGGGGTGCATACAGATCTGTTAACAGTCTGCATTGCTTAGCTTCAGTTTTATATCCTGGGTGTGATACACTCGACAAAGTTTTTAAATATGCTAAAACTAAATATAAGGACAAAAAACTCTTGGGAACACGGGAAGTCCTAAAAGAGGAAGATGAAATCCAGCCATCgggaaaagtttttaaaaag GTCATCCTTGGCAAGTACACCTGGCTTTCTTATGAAGATGTATACATTAAAGCTGTTAATTTTGGAAATGGCTTAGCAGTCTTGGGTCAGCAGCCAAAGACTAACATTGCCATCTTCTGTGAGACCAGAGCCGAGTGGATGATTGCAGCCCAGGCCTGCTTTATGTGCAACTACCAGC TTGTTACTCTGTATGCCACTCTGGGAGGCCCAGCAATAGTTCATGGGCTGAATGAAACAGAGGTGACCACCATCATTACTAGTAAAGAATTGATGCAAACAAAATTGAAG GAAATTGTTTCCCAAGTTCCACTGCTGCAACACATAATTACAGTGGATGGCAAACCCACAACATGGTCGGAGTTCCCCAAGGGTGTCATTGTTCACACCATGGCATCTGTGCAAGCGATGGGGGCCAAGGCAGACACTG GAAACAAACAGCCATCCAGGCCTGTGCCCTCGGATATTGCAGTGATCATGTACACAAGTGGATCCACAGGAATTCCCAAAGGAGTTATGATCTCCCATTGCAACATAATTGCTGGGATAACTGGAATGGCTGAGAGGATCCCAAATCTGGG ggaaaaagacaTTTATATTGGGTACCTGCCTCTTGCCCATGTTCTGGAGCTGAGTGCTGAGCTTGTGTGTCTGTCTCACGGGTGCCGCATCGGTTACTCTTCCCCTCAGACCCTGGCTGACCAG TCCTCTAAAAtaaagaaaggaagcaaagggGATGTTACTACACTTAAGCCAACTCTAATGGCAGCAGTTCCG GAAATCATGGATCGAATCTACAAAAATGTCATGAATAAAGTGAATGAAATGACCAGTTTCCAGCGGAATCTATTTATATTGGCCTATAACTACAAAATGGAACAGATTTCCAAAGGTTACACTACCCCACTCTGTGATAG CCTTATCTTCCGCAAGGTGCGGATGCTGCTGGGTGGGAAGATCCGCCTCCTGCTGTGCGGTGGCGCCCCGCTGTCGGCAGCCACACAGCGCTTCATGAACATCTGCTTCTGCTGCCCTGTGGGGCAGGGCTACGGCCTCACCGAGTCGGCTGGGGCTGGCACCATCACGGAAG tTTGGGACTACACTACAGGAAGAGTGGGAGCACCTTTGGTCTGTTGTGAAATCAAGTTAATGAACTGGGAAGAAG GTGGATATTACAACACTGATAAACCATATCCTAGAGGTGAGATTCTTATTGGAGGGCAGAATGTGACTGTGGGCTACTACAAAAATGAAGCACGAACCAGAAAAGATTTCACTGTTGATGAGAATGGGCAGAGGTGGCTCCATACTGGAGACATTGGAGAGTTTCATCATGATGGGTGTCTAAAAATTATTG ATCGCAAAAAGGATCTTGTAAAACTGCAGGCAGGAGAATATGTTTCTCTTGGCAAAGTAGAAGCAGCTCTGAAGAATCTCCCACTGGTAGATAATATTTGTGCGTATGCAAGCAG TAACTGGATTCTGCAGTTGAGAGGAAACTGA